One Kribbella sp. NBC_00662 genomic region harbors:
- a CDS encoding DUF5946 family protein — MNPPDDTHESTVCPGCRAVLPSSEWPATPKYNASPECAEVAGELLGFEVENAARLGYLHQLRIDAYGGQHVTPDAPRIGPVFALNGLYMFFERGSGNLDVRTAHGIMANSYDDWPRLVPPDRVGELTAYDVLTAGGVDEVESALLKWARQVWESWPDDARATIRELTVELVPERYFRR, encoded by the coding sequence GTGAACCCGCCCGATGACACGCACGAATCAACGGTTTGTCCAGGTTGCCGCGCCGTACTTCCGTCGTCGGAGTGGCCCGCCACCCCGAAGTACAACGCCTCACCCGAGTGCGCCGAGGTCGCGGGCGAGCTGCTCGGCTTCGAGGTCGAGAACGCGGCCCGGCTCGGGTACCTGCACCAGCTCCGGATCGACGCGTACGGCGGTCAGCACGTCACCCCGGACGCTCCCCGGATCGGCCCGGTCTTCGCGCTGAACGGCCTCTACATGTTCTTCGAGCGCGGCTCGGGCAACCTCGACGTACGGACGGCGCACGGCATCATGGCGAACTCGTACGACGACTGGCCGCGGCTCGTCCCGCCGGACCGGGTCGGCGAGCTGACGGCGTACGACGTGCTGACCGCGGGCGGGGTCGACGAGGTTGAGTCGGCCCTGCTCAAGTGGGCCCGTCAGGTCTGGGAATCGTGGCCTGACGACGCCCGTGCGACGATCCGGGAACTGACCGTGGAACTGGTCCCGGAACGCTATTTCCGACGCTGA
- a CDS encoding transglycosylase family protein — MSKARHARARRSTRRVARTLSIAGLGAGITAAGAGAAFATDYQVKAGDTLSEIAQANGADWHELARINNLKDPNLILIGQTLTLDGAKKSTSAPRVVKKSETKRSTTKKADRDVRSSRSEDRPKASSGKANLSGAWAKVANCESSGNPRAVNPAGYYGLFQFDLQTWRSVGGSGNPAKASAAEQLMRAKKLYAQRGASPWPVCGKYLR, encoded by the coding sequence ATGTCCAAGGCCCGACATGCGCGCGCCCGGCGAAGTACTCGCCGGGTGGCTCGAACCCTCTCCATCGCCGGTCTGGGAGCCGGTATCACCGCCGCCGGCGCCGGCGCGGCGTTCGCGACCGATTACCAGGTCAAAGCCGGCGACACCCTCTCCGAGATCGCCCAGGCCAACGGCGCCGACTGGCACGAGCTGGCCCGGATCAACAACCTGAAGGACCCGAACCTCATCCTGATCGGGCAGACCCTGACCCTGGACGGCGCGAAGAAGTCCACCTCGGCGCCGCGGGTCGTGAAGAAGTCCGAGACCAAGCGCTCGACGACCAAGAAGGCCGACCGCGACGTCCGCTCGAGCCGGTCCGAGGACCGCCCGAAGGCGAGCAGCGGCAAGGCGAACCTGAGCGGCGCCTGGGCCAAGGTCGCCAACTGCGAGTCCAGCGGCAACCCCCGCGCCGTGAATCCTGCCGGCTACTACGGGTTGTTCCAGTTCGACCTGCAGACCTGGCGCAGCGTCGGCGGCTCCGGCAACCCGGCGAAGGCCTCCGCGGCCGAGCAGCTGATGCGCGCGAAGAAGCTCTACGCCCAACGCGGCGCCTCCCCCTGGCCCGTCTGCGGCAAGTACCTCCGCTGA
- a CDS encoding class I SAM-dependent methyltransferase: protein MLVTSRSYAEYEAMFDLKELPDSILDCCAGGASFTAEAAERGVDAIAADPAYELETPELVDSVRKSLPATSGIVDEHQGSFVWNWYGSPERKDQYRIEAADRFLQDVMAAPERYVAAGLPDLPFGDRRFELVLCSHLLFTWSDKYDRAWHEAALRELVRVSNHEVRIFPLVQQGAGDPIPWLPDLLDSLDGVTTEIRKVPYEFQVGANEMLVITRN from the coding sequence GTGCTGGTGACCTCGCGCTCGTACGCCGAGTACGAAGCGATGTTCGACCTGAAGGAACTCCCGGACTCGATCCTCGACTGCTGCGCCGGCGGCGCGAGCTTCACCGCCGAGGCGGCCGAGCGCGGCGTCGACGCGATCGCCGCCGACCCGGCGTACGAGCTGGAGACACCCGAACTCGTCGACAGCGTCCGGAAGAGCCTGCCGGCGACGTCGGGAATCGTCGACGAGCATCAGGGGAGTTTCGTCTGGAACTGGTACGGATCCCCGGAGCGGAAGGACCAGTACCGGATCGAGGCCGCCGACCGCTTCCTGCAGGACGTGATGGCGGCGCCGGAGCGGTACGTCGCCGCCGGCCTGCCGGACCTGCCGTTCGGCGACCGCCGCTTCGAGCTGGTGCTCTGCTCGCACCTACTCTTCACCTGGTCGGACAAGTACGACCGCGCTTGGCACGAGGCTGCCCTGCGCGAGTTGGTCCGGGTCAGCAACCACGAGGTCCGGATCTTTCCCCTGGTGCAGCAGGGCGCAGGCGATCCGATCCCGTGGCTCCCGGACTTGCTCGACTCCCTCGACGGCGTGACCACCGAGATCCGCAAGGTGCCCTACGAGTTCCAGGTCGGGGCCAACGAGATGCTGGTCATCACCCGCAACTGA
- a CDS encoding Pr6Pr family membrane protein, whose translation MTTVGRIWAAVSAAVVLCGLVVQLFVTASGHEGFFPDNPERVFNVFAYFTIQSNLLLGGTALVLALQPDRSGGELFKTLRLNGVLCIAVTGIVYHAVLAGQDDLHGWASVANLLLHTVAPVVGVLGWLLFGPRGLTDWRIVGWSVVYPLLWLAFTLIRGAFVGFYPYPFVNVDEHGYGRVLLNCLLVAVLFLALAAGATTLDRRMRRKTTVER comes from the coding sequence ATGACGACGGTTGGGCGGATCTGGGCTGCGGTGAGCGCGGCGGTGGTTTTGTGCGGGCTCGTCGTACAACTCTTCGTGACGGCGAGCGGGCACGAGGGGTTCTTCCCGGACAACCCGGAGCGCGTGTTCAACGTGTTCGCGTACTTCACCATCCAGTCGAACCTGCTGCTCGGCGGTACGGCGCTCGTGCTCGCGCTGCAGCCGGACCGGTCGGGCGGCGAGCTGTTCAAGACTCTGCGGCTGAACGGCGTGCTGTGTATCGCGGTGACCGGCATCGTCTATCACGCGGTGCTCGCCGGACAGGATGATCTGCACGGGTGGGCGTCGGTCGCGAACCTGCTGCTCCACACCGTCGCGCCGGTCGTCGGCGTGCTGGGCTGGTTGCTCTTCGGGCCGCGCGGTCTGACCGACTGGCGGATCGTCGGCTGGTCGGTCGTGTACCCGCTGCTGTGGCTGGCGTTCACGTTGATCCGCGGCGCGTTCGTCGGGTTCTACCCGTATCCGTTCGTGAACGTCGACGAGCACGGGTACGGACGGGTGTTGCTGAACTGTCTGCTGGTGGCGGTACTGTTCCTGGCTCTGGCGGCCGGGGCAACCACACTCGATCGCCGGATGCGTCGGAAGACAACCGTCGAAAGGTAG
- a CDS encoding 2TM domain-containing protein, which yields MNDVLVAVIAACEIGFWVLLAAGLVTRYLLKLPKAGMVLLAAVPLVDVVMLVASVIDIHRGAEPAFKHSLAAIFIGVSVGFGHQTLKWADSWAAHYLGGAPRPVKPPKRGPERARRERAGWFRHLTSYVIGVGIMIGLGLLSGRGYDAVLAPAGTWTLILVIDAIVSFSYSFDRDREKQPI from the coding sequence GTGAACGACGTGCTGGTCGCTGTGATCGCCGCGTGCGAGATCGGGTTCTGGGTGCTGCTCGCCGCAGGCCTGGTCACGCGGTACCTGCTCAAGCTGCCGAAGGCCGGGATGGTGCTGCTGGCGGCCGTGCCGCTGGTCGACGTCGTCATGCTGGTCGCGAGCGTGATCGACATCCATCGCGGGGCCGAGCCGGCGTTCAAGCACTCACTGGCCGCGATCTTCATCGGCGTCAGCGTCGGGTTCGGGCACCAGACGCTGAAGTGGGCGGACTCGTGGGCCGCGCACTACCTGGGCGGTGCGCCGCGTCCGGTGAAGCCGCCGAAGCGGGGGCCCGAGCGGGCTCGGCGCGAGCGGGCCGGCTGGTTCCGGCACCTGACCTCGTATGTCATCGGCGTCGGCATCATGATCGGGCTCGGGCTGCTCTCCGGCCGCGGGTACGACGCGGTGCTCGCGCCGGCCGGGACCTGGACGCTCATCCTCGTGATCGACGCGATCGTGTCGTTCAGCTACTCGTTCGATCGCGACCGCGAGAAGCAGCCCATCTAA
- a CDS encoding TetR/AcrR family transcriptional regulator — protein MPKIVDHDVRREEIAEALWRVVRRDGIRAASVRTIAAEAGWSAGAVRYYFPDQDGLLSFAMDLVTRRVTARIGALEPKGGGIQTIVLRYLDEVLPLDAERRAEFDVWLAFMAQARAESGAGTLQEHVDTVHNGLRQLCESLLHSLADAGVLKEGLDLRREVELLHALLDGLALHAAIQPDRTTPARLRQLMRRHLDSLMAEKP, from the coding sequence ATGCCGAAGATCGTCGACCACGACGTCCGCCGCGAGGAGATCGCCGAGGCGCTGTGGCGAGTGGTCCGCAGGGACGGGATCCGGGCCGCGTCCGTCCGGACGATCGCCGCCGAGGCCGGCTGGTCGGCCGGCGCGGTCCGCTACTACTTTCCGGACCAGGACGGTTTGCTCAGCTTCGCGATGGACCTGGTCACCCGCCGGGTCACCGCGCGGATCGGCGCGCTCGAGCCCAAGGGCGGCGGCATCCAGACGATCGTGCTGCGTTATCTCGACGAGGTGCTGCCGCTGGACGCCGAACGCCGCGCCGAGTTCGACGTCTGGCTCGCGTTCATGGCGCAGGCCCGGGCCGAATCCGGCGCCGGCACCCTGCAGGAACACGTCGACACCGTGCACAACGGACTGCGCCAACTGTGCGAGTCGCTGCTGCACTCGCTCGCCGACGCCGGCGTACTGAAGGAAGGTCTCGATCTGCGTCGCGAGGTCGAGCTGCTGCACGCACTCCTCGACGGCCTCGCACTGCACGCCGCGATCCAGCCGGACCGCACGACGCCGGCCCGGCTACGGCAGCTGATGCGCCGCCATCTGGACTCGCTGATGGCCGAAAAGCCCTGA
- a CDS encoding AAA family ATPase → MESEGVIVVSGIMAAGKSSVSQMLAERFQYGVHLRGDVFRRMIVSGQASMADDVLEAQRQLQLRYRLACLAADEYAKAGFTVVLQDVVIGELLREFLDGIRTRPRYLVVLTPRPEVISGRLGGAHHLVDELDYELHAFSPRRGLWLDNSDLSVGETVDAILGRLDEAVFD, encoded by the coding sequence ATGGAGTCCGAGGGGGTGATCGTCGTCAGTGGAATCATGGCGGCGGGGAAGTCGTCGGTGTCCCAGATGCTGGCCGAAAGATTCCAGTACGGAGTGCATCTCCGGGGGGATGTTTTCCGGCGGATGATCGTCAGCGGACAGGCTTCGATGGCCGACGACGTGCTCGAGGCGCAGCGTCAGCTGCAGCTCCGCTACCGGCTCGCCTGCCTGGCCGCCGACGAGTACGCGAAGGCCGGCTTCACCGTCGTACTGCAGGATGTCGTGATCGGTGAATTGCTGCGCGAGTTCCTCGACGGCATCCGGACCCGCCCGCGGTATCTCGTCGTACTGACGCCGCGGCCCGAGGTCATCTCCGGCCGGCTCGGTGGAGCGCATCATCTGGTCGACGAGCTCGACTACGAGCTGCACGCGTTCAGTCCGCGGCGCGGGTTGTGGCTGGACAACTCAGACCTGTCGGTCGGCGAGACCGTCGACGCAATCCTCGGGCGACTCGACGAGGCAGTCTTCGACTGA
- a CDS encoding molybdopterin-dependent oxidoreductase yields MTVRRTSCNLCEAICGVLVTVEDGRVTDIRGDESDPLSHGHICPKAVALRDLQEDPDRLTTPVRRTSDGWQEIGWDAAYELVVDKLTGIQKEHGRNSIGVYLGNPNVHSLGALTHMPTMVRQLRTRNKFSATSIDQLPHMLSSYLLYGHQLMVAVPDIDRTSYLLMLGANPLASNGSMMTAPGFGRRLKDVRKRGGKVVVIDPRRTETAVVADEHHFVRPGTDAAFLLALIHEVISLGAARPAEYVDGLATVEAVVEAWTPERAAGITGIPADVIRRVAREFAEADRAACYGRVGVSTQQFGAICQWAIQVLNIITGNLDRPGGTMFPRPAVNALLGLGRGHIGVWKSRVRGLPEFGGELPVSTMAEEILTPGDGQIRAMMTVAGNPVLSTPSGRRLDEALGSLEFMVAIDPYINETTRHADVILPPAPPLERDHYDVIFHQLAVRNTARWNDAVLPKPAEARHDWEIFRDLGLAFIRRTPWSRRRVQVIARLRVSPRRIVDAGLRIGPYRLSVAKLRKSPGGIDLGPLQPALPGALHHKSKRIDLAQRMILDDLPRLDSLNDLDGQLLLIGRRHLRNNNSWMHNSARLVKGKPRHQLLMNPDDLAERSLADGQLVTVTSAAGSISVEVASSNDIMPGVVSLPHGFGHNRPGARLTVANQVAGQSANDVTDAAYTDAVAGTAAVNGVPVTVTAS; encoded by the coding sequence ATGACCGTACGGCGGACCTCGTGCAACCTGTGTGAAGCGATCTGCGGTGTGCTCGTGACCGTCGAGGACGGGCGGGTCACCGACATCCGCGGCGACGAGTCGGACCCGTTGTCCCACGGTCACATCTGCCCGAAGGCGGTCGCGCTTCGTGACCTCCAGGAGGACCCGGACCGGTTGACCACGCCGGTACGACGCACGTCCGATGGCTGGCAGGAGATCGGCTGGGACGCGGCGTACGAGCTCGTGGTGGACAAGCTCACCGGGATCCAGAAGGAGCACGGGCGCAACTCGATCGGCGTCTACCTCGGCAACCCGAACGTGCACAGCCTCGGCGCGCTCACGCACATGCCGACGATGGTCCGGCAGCTGCGGACCCGGAACAAGTTCAGCGCGACCTCGATCGATCAGCTGCCGCACATGCTGTCGTCGTACCTGCTGTACGGGCATCAGCTGATGGTCGCAGTGCCGGACATCGACCGGACGTCATACCTGCTGATGCTCGGCGCGAATCCGCTGGCGTCGAACGGGAGCATGATGACGGCGCCCGGGTTCGGGCGGCGACTGAAGGACGTGCGGAAGCGCGGCGGCAAGGTCGTCGTCATCGATCCGCGACGGACCGAGACGGCGGTGGTCGCCGACGAGCATCACTTCGTCCGGCCCGGGACGGACGCGGCGTTCCTGCTCGCGCTGATCCACGAGGTGATCTCGCTGGGTGCCGCGCGGCCGGCGGAATACGTCGACGGGCTGGCGACGGTCGAGGCCGTGGTCGAGGCGTGGACACCGGAGCGGGCGGCGGGGATCACCGGCATCCCGGCGGACGTGATCCGGCGAGTCGCTCGTGAATTCGCCGAAGCAGATCGGGCGGCCTGTTACGGGCGGGTCGGGGTGTCGACGCAGCAGTTCGGCGCGATCTGCCAGTGGGCGATCCAGGTGCTGAACATCATCACCGGGAACCTCGACCGGCCGGGCGGCACGATGTTCCCGCGGCCGGCGGTGAACGCCTTGCTCGGGCTGGGCCGTGGGCACATCGGCGTCTGGAAGAGCCGCGTGCGTGGACTGCCGGAGTTCGGCGGCGAGCTGCCGGTGTCGACGATGGCCGAGGAGATCCTGACGCCGGGCGACGGGCAGATCCGGGCAATGATGACGGTGGCCGGCAACCCGGTGCTGTCGACGCCGAGCGGTCGCAGACTGGACGAGGCGCTCGGGTCGCTGGAGTTCATGGTCGCGATCGATCCGTACATCAACGAGACCACGCGGCACGCGGACGTGATCCTGCCGCCGGCGCCGCCGCTCGAGCGAGATCACTACGACGTGATCTTCCACCAGCTCGCCGTCCGCAACACCGCGCGCTGGAACGACGCAGTACTGCCGAAACCCGCGGAGGCCAGACACGACTGGGAGATCTTCCGCGACCTGGGTCTGGCATTCATCAGGCGTACGCCGTGGAGCCGTCGCCGGGTGCAGGTGATCGCTCGACTGCGGGTCTCGCCGCGCAGGATCGTGGACGCCGGGTTGCGGATCGGGCCGTACCGGCTGTCGGTGGCGAAGCTCCGGAAGTCGCCCGGCGGGATCGATCTCGGCCCCTTGCAACCTGCCCTCCCGGGCGCGCTGCATCACAAGTCCAAGCGGATCGATCTCGCACAGCGGATGATCCTCGACGACCTGCCGCGGCTGGATTCGCTCAACGACCTGGACGGCCAGCTCCTGCTGATCGGCCGGCGACACCTCCGCAACAACAACTCCTGGATGCACAACTCGGCGCGGTTGGTGAAGGGCAAGCCCCGGCACCAGCTCCTGATGAACCCGGACGACCTGGCCGAGCGGTCACTCGCCGACGGCCAGCTCGTCACGGTCACCTCGGCGGCCGGCTCGATCTCCGTGGAAGTTGCCTCCAGCAACGACATCATGCCCGGCGTGGTCAGCCTCCCGCACGGCTTCGGCCACAACCGTCCCGGCGCCCGGCTCACCGTCGCGAACCAGGTGGCGGGTCAGAGCGCGAACGACGTGACCGACGCCGCGTACACCGACGCCGTGGCCGGTACCGCCGCGGTGAACGGCGTGCCGGTCACGGTGACGGCGTCCTAG
- a CDS encoding LacI family DNA-binding transcriptional regulator, which translates to MSRVTIKEIARRCGVSQGAVSYALNNQPGVSEATRARVLQVAAELEWVPNRAARQLSAARSETFGLVLARSAQTLIEEPYFMGFVGGVESVLAEKSYALALQVVADLDEELATYRKWAAERRVDGVIVVDLRVADPRLPVLRKLGLPAVLVGDPALADGMPCVWTDGAAAMNAALDHVASLGHRVIARVAGPPEYGDVWIRDQAFELATRRLSVETRIHHTDYSAAQGAAATRDVVTGSPRPTAIIYDNDLMAVAGLAVIQGFGLRVPDDITLVAWDDSALCRITHPTLTALSHNIVGYGAEVTQRLLALISGAQPQAHLYSTPLLIIRDSSAPPS; encoded by the coding sequence GTGTCCCGTGTGACCATCAAGGAGATCGCCCGTCGCTGTGGTGTCTCCCAAGGCGCCGTTTCGTACGCCCTGAACAACCAGCCCGGGGTGTCGGAGGCCACCCGCGCGCGTGTGCTGCAGGTCGCCGCGGAGCTGGAGTGGGTGCCCAACCGGGCCGCCCGCCAGTTGTCCGCGGCACGCAGCGAGACGTTCGGGTTGGTGCTCGCGAGGTCGGCGCAGACCTTGATCGAGGAGCCGTACTTCATGGGCTTCGTCGGCGGCGTCGAATCGGTCCTCGCGGAGAAGTCGTACGCGTTGGCCCTGCAGGTCGTGGCCGATCTCGACGAGGAGTTGGCGACGTACCGGAAATGGGCCGCCGAACGCCGCGTCGACGGGGTGATCGTCGTCGACCTGCGCGTCGCCGATCCCCGCCTCCCGGTACTGCGGAAGCTCGGTCTGCCGGCCGTTCTGGTCGGGGATCCGGCGCTCGCGGACGGGATGCCGTGCGTCTGGACGGACGGCGCGGCGGCGATGAACGCGGCCCTGGATCACGTCGCGTCGCTCGGCCATCGGGTGATCGCGCGGGTCGCGGGGCCGCCGGAGTACGGCGATGTCTGGATCCGCGACCAGGCCTTCGAGCTGGCCACCCGTCGGCTGTCGGTCGAGACGCGCATCCATCACACCGACTACTCCGCCGCCCAAGGTGCTGCCGCGACGCGCGACGTCGTGACCGGAAGCCCGCGCCCGACCGCGATCATCTACGACAACGACCTGATGGCGGTGGCCGGTCTGGCCGTCATCCAGGGTTTCGGCCTGCGCGTGCCCGACGACATCACGCTGGTGGCCTGGGACGACTCGGCGCTGTGCCGGATCACCCATCCGACGCTCACGGCGCTCAGTCACAACATCGTCGGGTACGGCGCGGAAGTGACCCAGCGTCTGCTGGCCCTGATCTCCGGCGCCCAACCGCAGGCGCACCTGTACTCCACGCCGTTGCTGATCATCCGCGACAGCTCAGCGCCGCCGAGCTAG
- a CDS encoding sugar phosphate isomerase/epimerase family protein encodes MVAVDHLSLQLYTVRGKLEEDFDGTLARIAEIGYTKVEPFGVTAFADRLADALPKHGLSAPTTHAGLLRDEAGPIYAAAKRLGISTVIDPHTDPARWQNADDIKVIADGLNKAAIEAADHGITVGYHNHQFELESKIGGAHGLEILVDNLSDDVILEVDTYWAAVGGADVPALLGKFGDRVKAIHVKDGDGTLNNKAQVAVGDGVIAVREILAAAPAALRVVELDDFTGEIFDAVEGSYTFLTGEGAPE; translated from the coding sequence ATGGTCGCAGTGGACCACCTGTCCCTCCAGCTGTACACGGTCCGGGGCAAGCTCGAAGAGGACTTCGACGGCACTCTGGCACGCATCGCGGAGATCGGCTACACCAAGGTCGAGCCCTTCGGTGTGACTGCCTTCGCGGACCGTCTGGCCGACGCGCTGCCCAAGCACGGACTCTCGGCCCCCACCACGCACGCCGGCCTGCTGCGGGACGAGGCCGGCCCGATCTACGCCGCCGCCAAGCGTCTCGGCATCAGCACGGTGATCGACCCGCACACCGACCCCGCCCGCTGGCAGAACGCCGACGACATCAAGGTGATCGCCGACGGGCTGAACAAGGCCGCGATCGAGGCCGCCGACCACGGCATCACGGTCGGCTACCACAACCACCAGTTCGAGCTCGAGTCGAAGATCGGCGGCGCGCACGGGCTGGAGATCCTGGTCGACAACCTGTCCGACGACGTGATCCTCGAGGTCGACACCTACTGGGCCGCGGTCGGCGGCGCCGACGTACCGGCGCTGCTCGGCAAGTTCGGCGACCGGGTGAAGGCGATCCACGTCAAGGACGGCGACGGCACGCTGAACAACAAGGCCCAGGTCGCGGTCGGCGACGGCGTCATCGCGGTCCGGGAGATCCTCGCGGCAGCGCCTGCTGCCTTGCGGGTCGTCGAGCTTGACGACTTCACCGGCGAGATCTTCGACGCGGTCGAGGGCAGCTACACGTTCCTCACCGGAGAGGGTGCGCCTGAATGA
- a CDS encoding Gfo/Idh/MocA family protein, whose product MTAVGVGVIGAGVISDAYIKSMQSFPDLKVVAIGDLRPEAAEEKAKQYGIEAHGGPEVVLNNADVEIVVNLTIPIAHVEVALAAVAAGKHVWSEKPFSLDQDSGLKLLATAQDAGVRLGCAPDTILGPGLQESRRIIERGDIGTPLTALTLMQSPGPESWHPNPAFLFQEGAGPLWDIGPYYLTTLVQLFGPVAAVAGIGSKSKQKRTIGSGPLAGTDFDVTVPTHVSAIAKFESGQSSQSIFSFDSPLSRAGFVEITGSDATLAVPDPNGFDGEIKIRRRGADDWETIAETKAVAQRGTGVLEMARAIRAGRPHRATGALAFHIVDVMASITDSIDTGAFVDVNSTVEVAPILPDDWDVTAATL is encoded by the coding sequence ATGACAGCGGTCGGCGTAGGTGTGATCGGCGCCGGAGTGATCTCCGACGCCTACATCAAGAGCATGCAGAGCTTCCCGGACCTGAAGGTCGTCGCGATCGGCGACCTCCGGCCGGAAGCCGCCGAGGAGAAGGCCAAGCAGTACGGGATCGAGGCCCACGGCGGCCCCGAGGTCGTGCTGAACAACGCCGACGTCGAGATCGTGGTCAACCTGACCATCCCGATCGCGCACGTCGAGGTGGCCCTGGCAGCGGTTGCCGCAGGCAAGCATGTGTGGAGCGAGAAGCCGTTCTCGCTGGACCAGGACAGCGGGCTCAAGCTGCTGGCCACGGCACAGGACGCGGGCGTGCGGCTGGGTTGCGCACCCGACACCATCCTCGGCCCGGGTCTGCAGGAGTCCCGTCGCATCATCGAGCGCGGTGACATCGGCACGCCGCTGACCGCGCTGACCCTGATGCAGTCCCCCGGCCCGGAGTCCTGGCACCCGAACCCGGCGTTCCTGTTCCAGGAGGGCGCCGGCCCGCTGTGGGACATCGGCCCGTACTACCTGACCACGCTGGTCCAGCTGTTCGGTCCGGTGGCCGCGGTCGCGGGGATCGGGTCGAAGTCGAAACAGAAGCGCACGATCGGCTCCGGTCCGCTGGCGGGGACCGATTTCGACGTGACCGTGCCGACGCATGTCAGCGCGATCGCGAAGTTCGAGTCGGGTCAGTCGTCGCAGAGCATCTTCAGCTTCGACTCGCCGCTGTCGCGGGCAGGGTTCGTCGAGATCACCGGCTCGGACGCGACCCTCGCCGTACCGGACCCGAACGGGTTCGACGGTGAGATCAAGATCCGTCGCCGTGGCGCCGACGACTGGGAGACGATCGCGGAGACCAAGGCGGTGGCCCAGCGCGGCACCGGTGTGCTGGAGATGGCGCGGGCGATCCGGGCCGGCCGGCCGCACCGGGCGACCGGGGCGTTGGCGTTCCACATCGTCGACGTGATGGCCTCCATCACCGACTCGATCGACACCGGCGCGTTCGTCGACGTGAACAGCACGGTCGAGGTCGCGCCGATCCTGCCCGACGACTGGGACGTGACCGCAGCAACGCTATGA
- a CDS encoding SGNH/GDSL hydrolase family protein, translated as MTSIFLDPRRTVVFAGDSVTDCGRRTDPDGLGDGYVRNLYDDLAGRYRERRPKIVNAGISGNRAADLAARWSADVLAHDPSLVSILIGINDTWRRYDENDPTTAESFEASYRALLDPLDCPVVLMEPFLLPVKAGQDEWREDLDPKLEVVRKLAVEYGAILVPTDIELTKQAASVGRETLAGDGVHPSPAGHRALADLWRRYVLDD; from the coding sequence ATGACCAGTATCTTTCTCGATCCCCGGCGGACCGTCGTGTTCGCCGGGGACTCGGTCACCGACTGCGGCCGCCGTACCGACCCGGACGGGTTGGGCGACGGTTACGTCCGCAATCTGTACGACGACCTGGCCGGCCGATACCGCGAACGCCGGCCGAAGATCGTCAATGCCGGCATCAGCGGCAACCGGGCGGCCGACCTGGCCGCCCGGTGGTCCGCCGATGTGCTGGCCCACGACCCGTCGCTGGTGTCGATCCTGATCGGGATCAACGACACCTGGCGGCGGTACGACGAGAACGATCCGACGACGGCCGAGTCCTTCGAGGCGTCGTACCGGGCGCTGCTCGATCCACTGGACTGTCCGGTGGTCCTGATGGAGCCGTTCCTGCTGCCGGTCAAGGCGGGGCAGGACGAGTGGCGCGAGGACCTGGACCCGAAGCTCGAGGTGGTCCGGAAACTGGCCGTCGAGTACGGCGCGATCCTGGTGCCGACCGACATCGAGCTGACCAAGCAGGCCGCGTCCGTCGGACGGGAGACGCTCGCCGGAGACGGCGTGCACCCGAGCCCGGCCGGACACCGTGCCCTCGCCGATCTGTGGCGACGCTACGTCCTGGACGACTGA